The following nucleotide sequence is from Trifolium pratense cultivar HEN17-A07 linkage group LG2, ARS_RC_1.1, whole genome shotgun sequence.
GCAAAAAGCAGATTAATGATAAAGTCTGCAACAGCTTCATCTGGCAAACAATCTTCCTCTATTAGTCTTCCAAGTACACCATTATTACCTTCTGTAGGAGCACCATTTTTTCTATGTACCTCTATGATATTGTTTATCTTGCTTATGATTTTCTCCCTTGCCTGATATCCAAAGAATTTCACTTCAATATTTGGTTAATCTAAAATTACACTTTGCAAAtgtattttcattattataagaTTAATGACTTAACATTTTGGCCACCCTCGAAATTGTAACGATCGAGCAATTTAGTCcatcaaatttacaaaatagCAAATTTGTCCTTTAAATTAAAGAACGTCAATCAATTTAGTCTCTctgtcaaaatatatttttagtaaacATCCATCGATACCAATGAAAGACTTACATATCAACTTGAATAGTCTTTTGTTGATTCACGACAAACATACCTTTAAAATTGTGGTAGGAAATTTGAAAAAGGACTAGATTGACTATCATTGTTCAATTTAAGGGAATAATTTTCTATTTCGTAAATTTGAGGGACGATATTGACCGACCGGCCCTTATGATTTCAAAGACTCAAATGTTGATCATGGCTAAACAATAATGACCTCTTATAGTTTACTCGCGGTACCTTCATAGCAGTGTGGTATGAAGAGCCAGGGATGTTGATTGGAATGGATAGACAACCATCAACAAAATCCGAAAACAACTGAGCCATTTCATTGACTTGAGACTCACTTGAAACCCCTAATAGTTGATTAACCATTAAATTTATAGCTACCTGCATTAAATCATGCACACATTACTGTTAATTCATACACAAACACATCATACACTTGAAAATGTTGCTAGTAAAGTAAATGAGATTTTACCTTTCTACAAACATCTTGCAGAAGAATGACTTGGTTGTTCTTAAAATTGCTCAAAGTTTGGATCATGACATTTTGTATATCGTTCATGAAATGGAACTTAAGCTTATCTAAGCGCATCATATTGGACGCAATTCCATGTAGTTTCCGTTGTTGTTCTCCTTGAACTGTGATCACACCGTTTTTACCAACCAAATCTCTAAAAGATTTTGGATAACTTGACATGAACAATTTGCCTTCATTTTGCATTACAAAACGGTTGAAACTCGGATCTGATGACACCACTGCCCATTTTCCAAATAGGCTGCAAGAAAATATCTTACCATATCTATGCCAAATGAAAGTTTTACATGTTAGAATCAGTGTTTGACGATTGCAGATAGCAGAAAATAgtagtttgttcaaattccaatACACAACAATGTTATAGCTCCAATAAAGATactatttgacaatattttgtactaaataacGTATCATAGAATAACtcgatttgttcaaatttcgctAAGCTATAGAACCATAGCACCTCTATAGCTGATATATAAAAACACTGGCTAGAATGATTTTCACAAGCCATGTAATAGGATTTTGAGCATTTGCAAATTATGGCCTAGcataagtgttttttttaaaaaactcttATCCGGCCCAAAGAACGACTAATCTGAGAGCACCAATCCCATCGTCCACTTGTGAGgcccccatttaaagccagttTTTTTTAGTCAATATGGACTAGCCCACCAAAATGGACACCAGGGGAatcaaacctgagaccttaacAAAACTCAACTTAGATAGTTTACTCAAATTATGTTGCTAGAATATATTACATTTTTCAAAGTTGTGACATAGTAATAAATACCTTTGCACCATTTCTTCAACAAACTGAGGAGGGTGAGAACTTGCAACAGCATTGTACCAATTGATACTGTCACCTATCAAAGGCCAACCTCTTCTTCCAGGTGGTAATCTGCAAAtgcttttctcttcttttcttaGCTTGATTTGAATTAGTTTTGCAAATATTGCAGTGACCAATATCACAATGATCATAACTAACCATGTTTCTGAtatattttctctcattttctgtttgaaataaaatagagaaaaaatttTAATCACACCACTACCTTGATGagaaattcaatatatatatatagttagcTAGACAACATGGCAATCACTTTTTCAATATAAGTGTGAacttattattataaacaaaaaaataaataaaagaaaagaaaaggaatttACATGTAACTGGTGAACATGCTTAGTTGACCTTATGAAGATCTAGTAGGGCCATGTTAACTTGGTATTTTACATGAATAAATCATTCTCAGaatctatttctttttataaaaaaaaaagtttgaacacataaaaatacaagaacaattaaattttaaaaaaatgttggaaaaatttcacaagctaacagatttaattaattatgaatcCAATTTAATCAAGACATTAgcctcaagtggttaatgagcacTCCCCTAAGATGAATTGTTCAGGAGAACCCAAGTTCAATTCCTgatgggaacaattcttggccagactttacttatcccgcggccgaactctggattactggGTTCCTAAGAACTTGAGGGTTTAAcaccaaataaaaatatgaatccatttttttggtttaatgtATGCAATCTAAAGATAATCACATATGGCTAATCTTAAGTCATAATACTACTAGAACAATTTCAACTATATATAAGATTTGCTGACTTTTTCATAATCTCAAACAAAAATCTCAAATCCTAACAACTAAATGATAGATACTATGAATCTTAATGATGTGTGAGACACTACCATAAAAAATAGTACTTAATGAAAATAGAGCAAACAAAAGGTGTCTAGTCACCTTATGGTTCTGCTGATGAAGCTAATAGTTTagaaaaattaagaactttgtGTATATATTCCTTAGAAGCTTATAGCTTGATTTGAAGAAAGGTATAGAAAGAAAATTAAGAGGGGGGAGACATTTTTTGTCTATTGGTTATGTTGTAATAATCTGAATATATAAGGAAAAGGGTGTCTTAAATTGGTCCAAAATAGCACTTTTTTGGTgtgcattttaatattttataagttcaaatTCTTGAGCATAAAATAAGGTGTGTGTATAATCATCAAGTAGTataaatataaactataaagGTTGTTATAAGGAAAAGTTAGCTAGAGTTTGACTTGTCCATTTTACGCTATAGAGTTATGTGGCAATGAATTGAACAACTTGTCTTATTAGAGTGATGGACACAcatttttttgtaatataaaAAGTTTCATATTTGAGCAAATTCTTCAAGCATATTCTAATGTGACTATTTCATCATTTGAGTAGGAAAGACCTATAGGTGATCCTAGTCATCTAGAGGAGACATGATTGATAAACATCAATGAAGATGAAGGTaacaaacatataatatatacattattaaatTAAGATTGGCAAGAAATTACAATATGGTGAATTAATACTatattttgtgtcaaaaatataaatactataAATTTTGTTCAATAAATCAAGTCACAATGAAATGATAttctaaaaattaatgtattttttttttgtcaagttttttttagatttctttTTTGTTACCACGAAGAAGAAAGGTTTCGTGTAAGGTATTCCTGAGAACAAGTCTAATCTAATCGAGACAGAGTGGGGCTTATAGCTTAGAGGATTAGAACACATAACTACAAACTGCGGTGCCTTTTATTCGGTATAAAACCAGTGGGGAGAAGTACAATCATATATACAATATCTGTATTTTGAtattcaaataatatatatatatttttatttttataatgtgtTATTTAACTTTTATGAAGTGAAAAACAGAATCCATTTCAGGAGGAAAAACATTCTGTTTCATTGTTAGGTCACAAATAATGGGTCTAATAGAAACTAGGAGTTGTGCTATCATGGAGCCACTAAATGGACAAAGTCAAAAGTAAACAAAGCTTTGAACCCCAATTTTAAGGCCTATTTCCTGGAATCAGTACCCTAAAGTAATGCAGTAAATTATTTTAAGCATAGCTCCATACGAATATTGAAGGCTTAGTGgatgatttgatttattataAATTAGGTGCCAGCAACAACCAGCCAAGCAAACAATGTCACTCATGTCACCAAATCAGTGTAGTTTGCTTCATgaccaaataaaataatcttttggTTCTTTTACACTACATATATTTAACTCCAATTTAAATTTTTCGTTTATAAATTGCCCCCAACAAAGTTAAACATTActgttatgaaatataagtaatagtaataatatataagtatagaggagagaagaagagaagaaagaaagaatagagattgtattattctcatcaaggtgtgtgtttacatgacaatacaagtcctatttataggacaatataatgggccaGTGGAATTGGTCAAtgcttaatggacatccaccaaattattcataacactcccccttggatgtccatcgaggatatgcctcgttaaaaccttactagagaaaacccattgggaaaaaatcctagtgaaggaaaaagagtacatcatcttttatgtgtgaactgcctcattaaaaaccttaccaggaaaacccagtgggacaaaaccatggttaagggaaaaagagtgcagaacatatttatatctccccctcataaagacaattatatatgagacgaagaaaatcaaataatcttatgtagttgtagtagttgctcaaaagttttacttgaaaCTGACTTTGTAGAAAAACATGTCTTATCTTCTTTATCATATAATCTtctccaaatatgtagtttgtgcgacattatcttcatgttgaatcgttgcaagaaccttttagaagaaaactcacaaattcttgtatcTGATGAATCACATACTTCAACcaaatcacattcttgatttATCTTCTATAGTGCTCAACTTTCCTCATCATTTTGTTTCATGagattgtttttgttgtttgtttcatagatctccatgagtaattgtacttcttcatgtgaacatatagtttgtttgtgatCTATACCTTTACGAGGGTTAAACAAATTACCTGCAtatctaaaataccaaaatatatacttgatgatatattgacaacaaataataggtcCATAATGTATTTGGCCCCAATTGAATTAAAAtgtggtacttcaggaccaattagttcttcatcatttactcgaactctaaaatattcttcaaaatacttattttgtaagaaatgacaatatttcaAGCTCTTAAGGAGTctcttgatgatatttttatcatcaacatagatagataaaaaaattcattgccaaatattttcttaaaatgaacaaattgtcattttcatatttctcacttggaaatattcaacaagaatattatacaacatgcatatatattgctCGAGTATTtaaggagacttattcatgtttattaagtcacTTTTCCAATAGTTTGATATATGTGTCtcacgaaaattaaatccttttgggattttcatatattatcaaatgagatgattttcatgtaatcatcattattaagtgagccattcaaatacatatactaaacttaatcaattataaagaggttctgaattcacttcaggtgaatatgcctcttgaaaattaatgatagacgtttatcattattctttaataatgagtcaaactttaaatatttgtatattttcttttctcaaatagtttgaaatgtatgtctcGTGGAAATTAAATCCTTCAAGGAGTTTTATATAATTCACACTAACAAGTGAGCCATACAAATATATCGTGAcacattttcaaataaattgaattttccatgtgttaataaacttaatcaagtaagacttaatcaagtaagagaaggattttgatttcacttcaggtgaatatttctcttcacattcaatggcaaacttttaatgtttgtatgtcaacattttctattcacacgaaaattaattcgtatctatcatgttttacatcttcaggtgtatggactgctggtccaaaaatattcactttgcaaagtgactttaattacgtagcaattgcattttcatttagacaatcattgtctataattctcaatagaatttatttcatgatcctcattaactcATTTCACAAATAgtgctatattatatataaaaatatcatcaacgttgacttcctttcggttccatcatattccattcatgacataattttcattcatgacataattcgtcaagatctctttattatcataaatttcaggtacctgagaagttcttctggaacttaaaactcaattatgtcaaatactcttttgacagtttcatatcctcacttgggtcatctttccttttagctccttttcttatttgaggatttttttcATTGGAACCGACTGATCTACCACACTTcagggtggttaaaattcatttgcaatataagactgtccatcagggacatccattttgatcgGAGCATTAGCAActgatagttgatttcataaactttgcaaatgatttatcttttgaacttcttgttcaaactattttatatgaggatcaatgtgagataataacattaatttatttcaagtgattcatttgaacatcttgttcatatttttcagctgcttattctcccccctaattttgggaaaattaattcatcacttgagAAACAGCCTTCTGGGCTAtaaataattctccaatttttggctcaagaatttataatagatggagattcatatcaaatacatttttccaatattctttaagatTTCATCTtagtgcattatattggagcaatcggaacataccaacacatccaaaaatgcttatatgaaaaatattaggtTATAGGCCTAAACTCATTTGTAAATTTAGGAGAACTtgcatataataatttgttggcttgatgcgaatcaatatctcaacatacacgTTTGAGTGTTTTCAACATATAAAATAGAagttatgatctcataagtatcattCATGTGattactttagacgtctaaagaatggatcttcaggTCCATTTTTCTTGTATGCTCATATTCTATACGATATTAATTTCAATTGACAaacgatacttatcaaatattatctaagaatttagaaaatgagatcttagcaaaaaaaatatttgaaaaaacaatctcacaaacttctagTTGTGAGTTAACAACAAACATGCAtgtgaccaatttagttgatATCTAAATGGTCTaatttctcaaattatcaaATTCTTTTGGGAACTAgcaacacataaaaattattagaatgaaggaacttcaggcccttcaataattttttttcgcatcataataaatccgggatgacccaaccggtattgccaacaataaatttaatatgatttgtaaacttctggtttacaataatttgtgcttcgattgcactaatatatttataagtgtagtataaacttctggtt
It contains:
- the LOC123909033 gene encoding abietadienol/abietadienal oxidase-like isoform X2, giving the protein MRENISETWLVMIIVILVTAIFAKLIQIKLRKEEKSICRLPPGRRGWPLIGDSINWYNAVASSHPPQFVEEMVQRYGKIFSCSLFGKWAVVSSDPSFNRFVMQNEGKLFMSSYPKSFRDLVGKNGVITVQGEQQRKLHGIASNMMRLDKLKFHFMNDIQNVMIQTLSNFKNNQVILLQDVCRKVAINLMVNQLLGVSSESQVNEMAQLFSDFVDGCLSIPINIPGSSYHTAMKAREKIISKINNIIEVHRKNGAPTEGNNGVLGRLIEEDCLPDEAVADFIINLLFAGNETTTKTMLFAAYFLTQCPKAMMQLLDEHDSLRTNSGEEILTWQDYKAMPFTQCVIDETLRLGGIAIWLMREAKQDIQYQDFVIPKGCFVVPFLSAVHLDEKIFNGAKNFNPWRWMEPQNEEKRNWRTSPFYAPFGGGARFCPGAELARLQIALFLHYFVTNYRWTQMKEDRMSFFPSARLVNGFEICLTRRNDYNQRN
- the LOC123909033 gene encoding abietadienol/abietadienal oxidase-like isoform X1, producing MRENISETWLVMIIVILVTAIFAKLIQIKLRKEEKSICRLPPGRRGWPLIGDSINWYNAVASSHPPQFVEEMVQRYGKIFSCSLFGKWAVVSSDPSFNRFVMQNEGKLFMSSYPKSFRDLVGKNGVITVQGEQQRKLHGIASNMMRLDKLKFHFMNDIQNVMIQTLSNFKNNQVILLQDVCRKVAINLMVNQLLGVSSESQVNEMAQLFSDFVDGCLSIPINIPGSSYHTAMKAREKIISKINNIIEVHRKNGAPTEGNNGVLGRLIEEDCLPDEAVADFIINLLFAGNETTTKTMLFAAYFLTQCPKAMMQLLDEHDSLRTNSGEEILTWQDYKAMPFTQCVIDETLRLGGIAIWLMREAKQDIQYQADFVIPKGCFVVPFLSAVHLDEKIFNGAKNFNPWRWMEPQNEEKRNWRTSPFYAPFGGGARFCPGAELARLQIALFLHYFVTNYRWTQMKEDRMSFFPSARLVNGFEICLTRRNDYNQRN